TTCAGACATGAGGCTAGAGGTGCCAGAGGCAACTTTTAGTAGGCCTCTCAATCAATGAACTTAGCTTGCAATAGTACCTATTGTCAATGTGGggcccctttctctctctctctctcactctctcatTCTTCTCCTACTGGAAAGAGCACATGTTGTTGAACACCAACTGGTTGAGCAGCTCCTGCCTTGTTGGTTCCCCCACTGCTTGTTGCATCAGGTAATTGCTGCCATTGTCCTGGAAAGAGTGACCCCATGCATGTGGGTTAAAATGCTGGATGCTGATATGTTTGGGGATTTGCATGTAGTATGATTCAAGAATATGTGAGAGGAATACATGCCAACCTGAGAGAAAGAGATGGCACCCTGGCCCTGCAGTGAATAGGgtgtggaggaggtggtggtggtgtccaTGATGGTTTGAGATGGAGTTGGACTAGCTTGGCTCAGGACTGGACCAGGCATTGCAAGGGCTTCTTGGATCATGCCTCCCATCTTCTGAAACAGCACCATTTTAACACAAATCGTTTTTAAGCATCTTAATATCAATTTAACCATGATTGTAGTTGGTGAAAATGAGTTTGCTGTTTCATACTTGTGCATGGTCATGGAGGCCATCACTGTCCAGTCCAAACCCATACAAAACTGGGCTCATGGAGGCAATCCTCATGGAAAGGAACTGAAAAACAAAACAAGTAGGAATATGATTTGACCATTATTGCCTGGAACTGTCTTAAGTGCAGCATTTTAATTAGCACCAACATAATGTTTCTTTATTTGTGTTCTACCTCAACTTGGTTCTGCAAGGACTGCACATAGTTGATGATCTCATCCAAAATCAAGGCCTTTCCAGTAACCTGCCCAAAATACACATTTTTTCCCTTCTCAAAATTAGTATTTAGACCCATCATTTAGCAGATGCGTATATAACTAACCCAAGCCTTATCCAAGTAATTAATCTGACCTTGTCACAACCAGGGACCAGTGCTTGCAGCATTCTCATCCTCTCACTGatcctctctctcctcacctAAGGCAAAAAAAGAACAGTTCCATAAAGAAGTGTTCTTATAAGAGAAATGATGCAGACACTGAAACCAAACTACACACATGAGCAGGTGTCAAATTAATGCTACAAGGATTGTATTAGAGTGGTGTGTACCCTCTCTGCAAGGCTGTGGCTGTCTGTTGCCTGACCCCTCCTTGCCCTCACATGGATGTACCCCTTGGGGGCCTCATCATCAGTGGTGCTCTTCTCCTCAGCCTCCTTGTGGGGCCTCTTCCCCCTCTTGCTCTTGCCCTCCTGCTTGCAATCCTATAACCCAAAatgcatttttttagaaaaaaaatgaaagattgATTACATATATGAAACAATGTTGCAAAGAAAATGGCAATGTTGTGTGTGTGCTGGTTGTTACTATACCTTGGAGTGAGCAGAGCTAAGTGTGGCACTGTCCTCGGTGGCCTTCCTCTTCCTGTCCATTGGAGACGCACTACCCTGCGGGGAGGTGTCAACCACTGCAGAGGAGCTCTCAAGCGAAGCGTCCTCCGCCATGGCTGCTGCCGTTCCTGATGCCGCGTTGGCATTCGCCGGTGCTCCTTGGCCATGGTTTTGGCCGTAGAACAAGAGGCTTGAGAGGTTGGGGGAGTGGCCATTGGTCAAGGCCGCAGGCATCTTGAGGAGGAGAGCAGAGTGGTGCGATGAGAAGTTCGCCATTGAAGATCTCTGTGCCTGCAACTATTTGCTGTTGTGTTTGGTTTCTTTGGAGGTGAAGAGGACCTGTTGGCAGGAAGTGGAAGATAGAAAGGCTGGCTGCTCATTCGTGCTGCCCATGGTGGATTATATAAAGCTGAGAAGACAGTGAGAGAGATGGGAGGACgaagggggagagagggagggggagagatgATAAGAGCAAATCATTAATCTCCATTGATGGATAAGTTGGCAGTGAGCAGTGTTAAGAGAGGGACCCCTGTGTCGACTGTCGAGGGCCTGCTTGTGGTAATCATTTTTAGGTTCAGCTTTCCcatttccttaaaaaaaaggcaaaatcTTTGTGGGTAATTGCATTTGATGAGAGAGAAACTAACgcggtgtttggtttgagaagTCATTCCATCTAGAACAGAACAATCGGGTTATCAGTTATCATTAGTTTTGATCGGGTGACTCAACTACTCGTATTTATACTAATCAAGTGAATACGAGTCATGACATAAAAAATGTGAATGAGAAGGTGATCGATAGTCCTACTTCTCAAATCAAACATTGCCTAAGAGACTCAAAATGTAGATCAGTCTAATTGCAATTATGCAAATATTTGCTAGCATTACAGGCTGGTCATCTCCATAAACCTCCAAAGATTAAGTTTTCTGTCTTTTCACATCATTTAATAATCAACATATACATATTagaacaagaaaaatatgacATAACTCTTAAttacataaaaaaataattttacatattttttatttaaccCTTTTATCTAATATTTTAAATAAACCATCACCAACTGAAAATGTTAAAACTAACCCTTTTGAACACGTCCACGACAGCTGCATGACAAGATGAGGATGCAACACGGACTGTCATGCGGATGAATATGGGAAGGGGGAAGATAGTACATTATTGGACATTCACAAACACAATACAAACATAGATGCTTATACGCATCACACCAATCCATATGAATTTACTCACACACACCTTACCCCTATGAATGTTATGTGATATTAGATCGGCAAATTTTAAAATTGATGAAGTCACTATAATCGTATCACTATCAACGTGCACATCGTCTACTATTGAAAGAACAATAGCACTAATAAGAGGCATTCGATCAGGGCACTTGTCTTACGTTTCCTTGTGTGTTGTATCAATTTCATTGTGATTTTTGTCTAACCAATAAGGAAACATATAAtttttctttgtgattttaATCTAACCCATAAGGAAATATATAATTTTCCTGTGCGTGCTGAAAAACACATTGTGAAATTCTATTTTCTAGTAGCGGACTAAGAAAATATGATTATAGCTATTTCATCTCCATAATACTCCCTCCCCCCCTAAGATTTTGACCGTTTCTCGTCATCTTTATAAACAACTGCAACAAagttaagaaaaaaatatgataGAAAATATATCTTTAACATATAGTAATTAAACAACCATGCCGACATATAGTAATTAAACAACTATACCGTCATAGATATAGATGGCCAAACGAACTGCACAACACGGTGTGGCATAGGCACCCAAAAGACCAAAAGGATGGCACCACAAGGTATAATATTTAAATGTGACGTACCGTAGCGCCAGCCCACGATGCCCAGCCATTAGCCCAAAAATGGCATGAGGCAGACTTAGCCGCACCAACATGGTGACCCTAGTGTGCTTGTGCAGCCTGTTGGCCCTATCCCCAAATCACAAACCCTAGATCCACGAGCTCACCATCAGTTTTCCGTAAGCTCATTGTTGATACACGACGGGCATTGTTGTGAGGCCACTTGACAACACCGCATGTGGCCTCAGCCACATGCGTGCGTTGGTGAGTGGTGCCACAATGGCCCCATTGCTTGCATGCCGTGGGTGTAGAGGAGAAGAAAGGTTGGGAGGGAAACGGGCGCGATCGTGCCATGGAGGAGAGGGGAGCAGGGCAACGGGCACAACTGTGCCATGGAGGATAAGGGTGGACGGGAGAGGAGTGGCGACGACCATAGATGTGGAGAAGATGGAAGGCTAGGAGGGGAGAGGCGGCCCACAGTGAAGATGTGCGGTCACGTGGAGGCTTCGGCGTCCGGTTCTCCGCATCAGCGTGATGATCCGCGTGGAGAAGGAGAGGCTGGGAGCTAGGGTTTTGGAAATTTTATATACTACAGGAAGGTCGGGAGGTTATATGCATGTCTTAGATATTCCAACCTTTAATCGTACCCGCTCTATGGGCTGAGAGAGCAACCCAAGCACGGCATGGGGCACGGGTTGTGCCGGCCCGAGCATGACACCGACCATGTCGTGCTTGGGCCGGGCCAAATTCCCGGGCCACGTGCTGGCCCACCGGATCCGTGGCTTGTGGCCATCTATAGTCATAGACAGCAAGCATGTCACAGGACACACTACAAAACGGGTTAGAGTGTACTACGGTGCCAGTAACGCCAGTAACTAGCACATCCTTTAGTCAACAAGGGTGTAATGTTGTTCACTGTGTACCACGGCagcggcaaagtctttgccaaCTTATTGTTGCAAGGGCGGTAACACTCTTGACACGTACAGCGTCTCTGAATTCTGAAGTAACTGTTTTGCCCCTTACTGCACTGCAACAGTAGAAAAACATAAAACTCTATAGCCAGCGCCGAGCTCATCA
The genomic region above belongs to Setaria italica strain Yugu1 chromosome VI, Setaria_italica_v2.0, whole genome shotgun sequence and contains:
- the LOC101772880 gene encoding transcription factor bHLH137: MANFSSHHSALLLKMPAALTNGHSPNLSSLLFYGQNHGQGAPANANAASGTAAAMAEDASLESSSAVVDTSPQGSASPMDRKRKATEDSATLSSAHSKDCKQEGKSKRGKRPHKEAEEKSTTDDEAPKGYIHVRARRGQATDSHSLAERVRRERISERMRMLQALVPGCDKVTGKALILDEIINYVQSLQNQVEFLSMRIASMSPVLYGFGLDSDGLHDHAQKMGGMIQEALAMPGPVLSQASPTPSQTIMDTTTTSSTPYSLQGQGAISFSQDNGSNYLMQQAVGEPTRQELLNQLVFNNMCSFQ